TTTTAAAGCTTCGTGTCCGATATTAATTAATGACCTTTTGCAAGGTTAACTTTTTATTTTATGAAGAATTATATAAAATTCTGAATTTTTTGTCAATTTTTATGCAAAAATTTTAAATAATTTGAGTTGGATCAATATCGATTTCAATTTTTATTTTATCTTTTTCGGGACTACTTTTAAAAATTTTATGAATATTTTGAATTTTTTGTAGAATTAATAAATGTTTATCTGCTTTAATAATAATATGATATCTGTATTGATTATTGATTTTTTCGATAGGACAAGGGCAAGGACCTAATTGAGTAATGTTTTTAGTTTCTTGTTTGATAAGATTTTTTTTTAGTTGGCTAATAAAATTTTGTAATTCTTGTTGATGAATCGATCGGAAAACAATTCGTCCAATGCGTTTGAATGGTGGGTATTCAAATGTTTGTCTAATTTTTAATTCTTCTTTATAAAATGTTTCATAATCTTGAAGTGCAGCAGTTTGAATAGAAAAATGGTCAGCTAGAAAGCTCTGAATAATTGCTAAACCTTGTTCCCACCTTCTTCCAGATCGTCCGACTGCTTGTGCAAGAAGAGAAAATGTACGTTCGGAAGCCCTAAAATCCGGAATAGACAGCATAATTTCCGGAAATAAAGCTCCAACTAGATTGATATTTGCTATATCATGCCCCTTAGCAATCATTTGTGTACCTACTAGAATATCTGCTTCGTGATTTTGCATAGCATGAAGAATTTTTTCCATTTTGTTTTTTTTCCGTGCAATGTCTAGGTCGAGCCGTAAGATACGTGCTTGTGGTAGCAGAGCCTGCAAAGTATCTTCAAGTTTTTCTGTACCATGACCAATATCCTTAATATTTAAGCCATTGCATTCAGTGCATAGGGATGGAGCAGTGTCTTCAAATCCACAATAACGGCATTTTACAGAACTATCATGTTTATGCCAAGTTAATCCTATATCGCAATTCGGGCATTTGAAAAAAAAACCGCAATCTTGGCATAATAGGCTGGGCGCATAGCCTCTTCTATTTAAAAAGATTAAACTTTGTTTTTTATTGTTTAGTGTTTCGATCAGTTTGCTGAATAGGAGTTCTGAGAGAAAATAATTGCCTGATTTTTCTTTTTTCAGATCAACAATTTCTACATGGGGTAATTCCGTATTATTGAACCTTTTGTTTAATTGTACGTGCTGTATAATTCCTGATTGTACAGCATAGCGACTTTCTATGCTGGGTGTAGCAGAACCCAAAACAAGTAAAGCATTTTCTCTTTTAGACCGCATAAATGCAACTCCTCGTGCATGATAGCGCGGTGAATCTCCTGCTTTGTAGGATGGATCGTGCTCTTCATCTACAATAATCAATCCTAAATTTTTGACCGGTGCAAAAATAGCACTCCGCGGACCAATAACGATACAGGTATGGCCTTGAAGTGTCCGAAGCCACTCACTGACTCGCTCTTCAGGTGATAACCTGCTGTGAAACAAGGCAATATTTTCATTGAATTCTTCTGTAAAGCGCTTTAAGGTCTGGTCTGTAAGAGCAATTTCAGGGACTAAGATGATACAACTTTTATTTTCTTCCAGTGCTTTTTTTACAAGAAGCTTATAGACTTCAGTTTTTCCACTGCCAGTGATTCCTTGCAAAAGAAATGTGTTAGGAGTACCGATATGGGGACTGATCTTTTTGAATGCCTGGATTTGTTCATTTGTTGGAGTAAATGATCTGGTAGAGCCGATATGAGGGTTAACAAAAGGTTTCGGATTTTTCAAAGGAGGCAGCATAGTAAACAACACTTCTCCAATCGGTGTATAGTAATATGTTGCTACTGTTTGCCCTAAAGAAAGTAATTCATGTGTGAAAACAGGAGTTTCATCAATTATATTGTCAATATATTTCAATGTAAAATTTCCTAAACGATCTTTTACTTGTTCAGAATCGGTCATATTAATGACTAATCCAATTTCTTCCCTCCGTCCAAAACTAACATAGACCCGCTTGAGAAGAAGGTCTTCATGAAGAAGATGATCAGGGATAATGTATAAAAAAGTATCATACAGTGGCACGTTAATTGCTACCTCTGCAAGCTTCCATTTCATAAGCCTACTCCGAAATCTGATAGCCTGCATGCTGAAGAGCGGCTTTAATATCATCTTCGAAAAGAGATTTAGGATAAGCTCCTCGGATAATGGCAGAGGGATGCAATGTTGGGAACACCTTCCCAAACCGAGATTCTTGTAGCGTTCCTCTAAGTTTTGTGATGCCTACATTTGTGCTTAGAATAAATTGAGTTGCAAAATTACCCAAGGTAATGATGAGTTTGGGATTTACAATTTCTATTTGTTTTTCTAAATAGGGTGTACATACCGCTATTTCGGGAGGCAAAGGGTTTCTGTTGTTAGGAGGGCGATGTTTTAATATATTGGCAATGTATATTTCCTCACGCTTAACACCAAATTTATTCAAAGTTTGTGTGAAAAACTGGCCAGCTCTTCCTACAAATGGGCGACCTTGAGCGTCTTCATCGGCTCCGGGAGCTTCTCCTATAACCATAATATCGGCATTAGCATTACCTTCTCCGAACACTAAATTGTTTGCCGAATCACAAAGATCGTATTTTAAGTTTTCTAAACAATCATAGAATAAAGCAAGCAACCGTTCATCTGTTGGGGCTAATGTTTTTTTGTTTTTCATTGATTGCTCCTTACGTTTGATCAGGGGATTTTTCTGGAGTAGAGGTTTTTCGGGTTCAAGTTGGGAAAGATCAATGTAAGATATAAACTCATCAGCAAAAACTTGATAAATTAATTTTTTTAAAAGGCTATCCATAAAATATATCCCAAAAATCATTAATCCCAGCTAAAGCTTTTGATCGGTGGGAGATAGAGTTTTTTTCTTGAATTGTCAATTCAGCAAAGCTTTTTTTATATTCATATTCTTGAGGTAGAAACACAGGATCGAACCCAAAATTATGTGTTCCTTGACAATCATATGCAATCCTACCAAAACATTCGCCTCTAGAAATAAAAATATTGCCATTAGGAGCTAAAAGTAATGCATAGCAGACAAATTTAGCAGTTCTGTCAAAGATATTTTCCATTTTTGTCAGTAGTTTTGTTATTAGAGCACCCTGTGGCGCATTTATTCCAGCCCAGTCAGCGGAAATAACTCCAGGAGCGTTATTAAGTGCTTTGACTTCAAGTCCTGAATCGTCTGATAATATATAACTTTGAGGATAATATCTGGACCAAGCTTGTACTTTTATGAGTGCATTTTCGACATATGTCTGACCTGTTTCGGGAATTTCCAAAACTTCTTTAGGAACTGTAAATTCTATATTGTTGCAGATTTGTTTTATTTCGTTAATTTTATGTAGATTCTGCGTAGCAAGTAAAATTGGTGGTTTAGACATATTTTCCAACTTCTATTTTTAATATTTTACCATATTTCTCTTGAAAAAAAAAGTACTTTTATGAAATTTTTTAATATTTTTCTTTAAGTTCTTGACCAGTGTCAAAAAAAATATTATTATGTTAAATAAATTGTTTGATGAATATTATGGTTCATAAAATATGAGAGCGTTTATGAAATACAAAGATAATCTGTATAGATTAATATTATTTTTCTTAATTGTGGCATGTATTAAAGAAAAAAATATTTCTTCTGCCGAAATAGTTGATTTAATTCATCAGGATGCATTATCTATTGCTCAAGCTCCTGAAATTAATGATAGTGTAGAGCTTGTATATCGTCCTACAAATATAGAGACTGCCTCTTTTGAAGAGGAAACTAACATAGTAACGAATACTAATGCTATTATATTAGTTTCTGATCCTGTATTAGAAGAAAAAGCTTCTGCTGTTAAATCCACACAAAAAATACCTATTCCTCTTAAAAAAGTAATTCCAAAGAAAGTGGATAATTTTCTTAAACCCGGTTCTTACATTAAAATAGGAAATGATACTCCAGGTCAAACAGTAAGCCCACGTTCTGCAAGAAAAATTACTTCTGTGGTTATAACAAGTGGGCGTTCTGTATATATGGATATATATTTATATGCGATTCCTAAAAATCAATCTTTAGTTCGTAATGCCAATACCTTAATTGGTTTTGTGAAGGATCTTGATGTTGTGAATAATCAGGTTCAGTTCACGAAATTTTGGGATGCACGTCTTGTACAAGGTCGATTTCTGACTCCGGGAGAATATAATATTTATATGTTTTATATATACAAAGATAAAAATAAAAAGGAAATCTTATCGTCTGGAAGATTTTGGGGAGGTGATCACCGTCGTTGGTTTATAAAAGTACTATGAAATTAACTGTTAGTTTGCTTTAGTAATAGAAAAAAAATGCCGAGACTCTAAAATAAAATAATTTAAATAAAAACAAATTTCTGCTTGCGAAAACTGAAATTTTTTAGTATAATAAATTTTATTTTCGCATGATTGTTAAGTAAAGGAGTTCATGGATGAAGAGGACTATTTTTCAGCATATAACGTTATTTATTACCGTTGCTGCTGTCTTTTTTGTATCAGGAAATATACATTCTCAAGTTTCTGGAGTAAACTCGTATGTTTTCCAAAATTTTACATTATCTGACTTTGGAGATGGTATAGATGCTTCTAAATCTATTGTTTGGAAACCTCGTTTTTCTGAGTTTGTAGCACAAGTTCAAAAAGAGGGAGAAAATCAGGAAAATGTTCAAGCATCAAATGATTCTGATACAGTTGTCGTATTAGGTCAAAATCCTGATCCTGAACGTAGTAATATCCGTTATACGGAAGCAAAACCAGAAGGTGTAACAGAAGTAGTAGCTGGTACTCCGCAAAAATATGTTTTAGGGGTTAAAGCTCAATTTTCTCAACAAGGCTATAATTGGATAGAGCTTACACCAAATAAAATAAATCAAGATGCTAATACTCAAGCTCAGCCCAACAATGCTGAAGAAGGTGCAGCTCCTCCTGATATAAATATGGAAGCAACGCCTTTTCGAATTCCTTTTGTAGGAAAAGCTGTAGATTTAACAATGTGGGTTTGGGGCGGTCAATATGCATGGTGGGTTGAAGTGTATTTACGAGATTATTTGAATTATCAATATCGCTTTTCTTTAGGTGATCTTTTATTTACTGGTTGGAAACAGAAGCGTACCCAAATTCCTGATAGTGTTGTTCAATCACGTAAAAAATTGCCAGCTTCTCCAACTTTAGGTTTTGAAATGATCAAATTATGGAGTTTTCCTAGTGAAACTACAGATCAATTTTATGCTTATTTTGATCTGTTACAATATAGTTCGATTGTATCTACTGATATTTTTGATGGCAAAGAATTAGCTGAAGATATCTGGTAAAAATTAAGGAGTATACAATATGAAAAAACAAAATAATATTTGGTCTTTATTAATATTTAGCGTATTTATTGCTACTCCTATTCTTGGACAGGATACAACAGCTATTCCACCAGAAACTCCGAGTGATACAGCAAATTTGCCAGTAGTTC
This genomic stretch from Brevinema andersonii harbors:
- the priA gene encoding replication restart helicase PriA; protein product: MKWKLAEVAINVPLYDTFLYIIPDHLLHEDLLLKRVYVSFGRREEIGLVINMTDSEQVKDRLGNFTLKYIDNIIDETPVFTHELLSLGQTVATYYYTPIGEVLFTMLPPLKNPKPFVNPHIGSTRSFTPTNEQIQAFKKISPHIGTPNTFLLQGITGSGKTEVYKLLVKKALEENKSCIILVPEIALTDQTLKRFTEEFNENIALFHSRLSPEERVSEWLRTLQGHTCIVIGPRSAIFAPVKNLGLIIVDEEHDPSYKAGDSPRYHARGVAFMRSKRENALLVLGSATPSIESRYAVQSGIIQHVQLNKRFNNTELPHVEIVDLKKEKSGNYFLSELLFSKLIETLNNKKQSLIFLNRRGYAPSLLCQDCGFFFKCPNCDIGLTWHKHDSSVKCRYCGFEDTAPSLCTECNGLNIKDIGHGTEKLEDTLQALLPQARILRLDLDIARKKNKMEKILHAMQNHEADILVGTQMIAKGHDIANINLVGALFPEIMLSIPDFRASERTFSLLAQAVGRSGRRWEQGLAIIQSFLADHFSIQTAALQDYETFYKEELKIRQTFEYPPFKRIGRIVFRSIHQQELQNFISQLKKNLIKQETKNITQLGPCPCPIEKINNQYRYHIIIKADKHLLILQKIQNIHKIFKSSPEKDKIKIEIDIDPTQII
- the rdgB gene encoding RdgB/HAM1 family non-canonical purine NTP pyrophosphatase, which translates into the protein MSKPPILLATQNLHKINEIKQICNNIEFTVPKEVLEIPETGQTYVENALIKVQAWSRYYPQSYILSDDSGLEVKALNNAPGVISADWAGINAPQGALITKLLTKMENIFDRTAKFVCYALLLAPNGNIFISRGECFGRIAYDCQGTHNFGFDPVFLPQEYEYKKSFAELTIQEKNSISHRSKALAGINDFWDIFYG
- a CDS encoding uracil-DNA glycosylase, with the protein product MDSLLKKLIYQVFADEFISYIDLSQLEPEKPLLQKNPLIKRKEQSMKNKKTLAPTDERLLALFYDCLENLKYDLCDSANNLVFGEGNANADIMVIGEAPGADEDAQGRPFVGRAGQFFTQTLNKFGVKREEIYIANILKHRPPNNRNPLPPEIAVCTPYLEKQIEIVNPKLIITLGNFATQFILSTNVGITKLRGTLQESRFGKVFPTLHPSAIIRGAYPKSLFEDDIKAALQHAGYQISE
- a CDS encoding flagellar filament outer layer protein FlaA, with the translated sequence MKRTIFQHITLFITVAAVFFVSGNIHSQVSGVNSYVFQNFTLSDFGDGIDASKSIVWKPRFSEFVAQVQKEGENQENVQASNDSDTVVVLGQNPDPERSNIRYTEAKPEGVTEVVAGTPQKYVLGVKAQFSQQGYNWIELTPNKINQDANTQAQPNNAEEGAAPPDINMEATPFRIPFVGKAVDLTMWVWGGQYAWWVEVYLRDYLNYQYRFSLGDLLFTGWKQKRTQIPDSVVQSRKKLPASPTLGFEMIKLWSFPSETTDQFYAYFDLLQYSSIVSTDIFDGKELAEDIW